Proteins encoded within one genomic window of Neodiprion fabricii isolate iyNeoFabr1 chromosome 6, iyNeoFabr1.1, whole genome shotgun sequence:
- the LOC124185517 gene encoding cytochrome P450 9e2-like, with translation MEQFYCVFALVIAVCYLLYYYSTSTFNYWKNKSIPCASGAVPGLGHMWPLAFMTKNSADMYRDYYNQFPESSMVGFYNLRTPALILRDPELVKNVLTKNFQNFAENAFDIDKNLDPLMGVNPFFVNEERWKTSRQQLSSAFTSGKLKYLYTSVQEVCDSMSSYLKRSCSKSGEKVQLELKDLCSKFTADVVATAAFGVEGGSFISEKDGPFREIGRIMFEPSFWKGMKQIFVFFIPIAAQIFRMRVIPTKADKFFRGIVKDVLRQREAHGIERPDFLQLMIQAKTLGKVDPIFNEEYNDDVITSHASSFFVDGYETSSIVMSFALYQVAAHPEVQQRLREEVNAVIEKHGSLTYEALQDMSYMDMVLNESARLFPPFATMMKRCTKEIELTGSDGITCQVTPGTNVVIITTGLHRDPRFWPNPDVFDPERFSEENKEGRNKYIFLPFGEGYRICPGQRLATLQIKAGIATIIRKYTLDVSPRTKEPIQLDPRYFMISPLGGLWANLKPI, from the coding sequence ATGGAGCAGTTCTACTGCGTGTTCGCGCTTGTTATAGCAGTGTGTTACCTTCTGTACTATTATTCCACTAGTACGTtcaattattggaaaaataaatcaataccATGTGCAAGTGGGGCCGTACCGGGACTCGGACACATGTGGCCTTTGGCTTTCATGACGAAGAATTCGGCTGATATGTATCGAGACTATTACAACCAGTTTCCGGAGAGCAGTATGGTTGGTTTCTATAATTTGCGAACACCAGCTTTGATCCTGCGCGATCCGGAATTGGTGAAGAATGTGCTGACGaagaatttccaaaattttgcTGAGAACGCTTTTGACATAGACAAAAACCTCGACCCCCTGATGGGTGTCAATCCATTCTTCGTCAATGAAGAACGCTGGAAAACTTCACGGCAGCAGCTAAGCTCCGCCTTTACGTCGGGTAagctgaaatatttatacacgtcCGTGCAAGAGGTCTGCGACAGCATGTCATCCTATTTAAAAAGATCATGCAGCAAAAGTGGCGAAAAAGTGCAGTTGGAACTGAAAGATCTTTGCTCAAAGTTTACCGCAGACGTCGTAGCTACTGCGGCGTTTGGTGTTGAAGGCGGTAGTTTCATCAGCGAGAAAGACGGACCGTTCAGAGAAATAGGGAGAATTATGTTCGAACCGTCGTTTTGGAAAGGAATGAAGCAAATATTCGTCTTTTTCATTCCGATTGCCGCTCAAATCTTCAGGATGCGCGTCATACCGACTAAGGCAGATAAGTTCTTCAGAGGCATCGTAAAAGACGTGCTGAGGCAGAGAGAGGCACATGGCATCGAACGACCCGACTTTTTGCAACTGATGATCCAGGCAAAGACTCTCGGAAAAGTTGACCCCATTTTCAATGAAGAATACAACGACGATGTGATCACTTCTCACGCCTCCTCGTTTTTCGTTGATGGTTACGAAACGTCTAGCATTGTCATGAGCTTTGCCCTCTATCAGGTAGCCGCTCACCCTGAAGTCCAACAGCGCCTTCGCGAGGAAGTGAATGCCGTTATCGAAAAACATGGTTCTCTAACCTACGAGGCTCTTCAAGATATGTCGTACATGGATATGGTTCTCAACGAGTCAGCGCGACTCTTTCCTCCCTTTGCTACTATGATGAAACGCTGCACAAAGGAAATCGAGCTCACTGGTTCGGACGGGATTACTTGTCAAGTCACTCCTGGGACAAATGTTGTTATAATCACTACAGGCTTACATAGGGATCCCAGGTTCTGGCCAAATCCTGATGTATTCGACCCGGAACGTTTTTCTGAGGAGAACAAAGAAGGGCGAAACAAATACATATTTCTTCCTTTCGGAGAAGGTTATCGCATCTGTCCCGGCCAGAGGTTGGCTACTCTTCAGATAAAGGCTGGTATTGCGACGATCATTCGAAAATACACCTTGGACGTATCGCCGCGGACAAAAGAGCCAATCCAACTCGACCCTAGATATTTCATGATTTCTCCACTCGGAGGACTCTGGGCAAATCTAAAGCCCATTTAA
- the LOC124185516 gene encoding cytochrome P450 6a2-like, with protein MEQFYCVFALIIAACYLLYYYSTSTFNYWQNKSIPCASGAVPGLGHMWPLVFMTKNSADMYRDYYNQFPESSMVGFYNLRTPALILRDPELVKNVLTKNFQNFAENAFDIDKNRDPLIAVNPFFTNEDSWKTSRQQLTSAFTSGKLKYLYASVQGVCDSMSSYLKRSCSKSGEKVQLELKDLCSKFTADVVSTAAFGVEGGSFISEKDGPFREIGRIMFEPSFWKGMKQIFVLFIPIAAQIFRMRVIPTKADKFFRGIVKDVLRQREAHGIERPDFLQLMIQVRTLGKVDAIFNEEYNDDVITSHASSFFFDGYETSSTTMSFALYQLAAHPEIQQRLREEVDAVMEKHGSLTYEALQDMSYMDMVLNESARLFPGFATLIKRCTKEIELTGSDGITCQVTPGTNVVIITTGLHRDPRFWPNPDVFDPERFSEENKEWRHKFVFLPFGEGYRICPGQRLATLQIKAGIATIIRKYTLDVSSRTKEPVQLDPRFFMTLPLGGLWVNLKPV; from the coding sequence ATGGAGCAGTTCTATTGCGTGTTCGCGCTTATCATAGCAGCTTGTTACCTTCTGTACTATTATTCTACTAGTACGTTCAATTATTGgcaaaataaatcaataccATGTGCAAGTGGGGCTGTACCGGGACTCGGACACATGTGGCCTTTGGTTTTCATGACGAAGAATTCGGCTGATATGTATCGAGACTATTACAACCAGTTTCCGGAGAGCAGTATGGTTGGTTTCTATAATTTGCGAACTCCAGCTTTGATCCTGCGCGATCCGGAATTGGTGAAGAACGTGCTGACGaagaatttccaaaattttgcTGAGAACGCTTTTGACATAGACAAAAATCGCGACCCTTTGATAGCTGTCAATCCATTTTTCACCAATGAAGACAGTTGGAAAACTTCACGGCAGCAGTTAACCTCCGCCTTTACGTCGGGTAAgctaaaatatttatacgcgTCCGTGCAAGGGGTCTGCGACAGCATGTCATCCTATTTAAAAAGATCATGCAGCAAAAGTGGCGAAAAAGTGCAGTTGGAACTGAAAGATCTTTGCTCGAAGTTTACCGCGGACGTCGTATCTACTGCGGCGTTTGGTGTTGAAGGCGGTAGTTTCATCAGCGAGAAAGACGGACCGTTCAGAGAAATAGGGAGAATTATGTTCGAACCGTCGTTTTGGAAAGGAATGAAGCAAATATTCGTGTTATTCATTCCGATTGCCGCTCAAATCTTCAGGATGCGCGTCATACCGACTAAGGCTGATAAGTTCTTCAGAGGCATCGTAAAAGACGTGCTGAGGCAGAGAGAGGCACATGGCATCGAGCGACCCGACTTTTTGCAACTGATGATTCAGGTAAGGACCCTCGGGAAAGTTGACGCCATTTTCAATGAAGAATACAACGACGATGTGATCACTTCTCACGCCTCCTCGTTTTTCTTTGATGGTTACGAAACGTCTAGCACCACCATGAGCTTTGCCCTTTATCAATTGGCCGCCCACCCTGAAATCCAACAGCGTCTTCGCGAGGAAGTGGATGCCGTTATGGAAAAACATGGTTCTCTCACCTACGAGGCTCTTCAAGATATGTCGTACATGGATATGGTTCTTAACGAGTCAGCACGACTCTTTCCTGGCTTTGCCACCCTGATAAAACGCTGCACCAAGGAAATCGAGCTCACTGGTTCGGACGGGATTACCTGTCAAGTCACTCCTGGGACAAATGTTGTTATAATCACTACAGGCTTACATAGGGACCCCAGGTTCTGGCCAAATCCTGATGTATTCGACCCGGAACGTTTTTCTGAGGAGAACAAGGAATGGCGTCACAAATTCGTATTTCTTCCTTTCGGGGAAGGTTATCGCATCTGTCCCGGCCAGAGGTTGGCTACTCTTCAGATAAAGGCTGGTATTGCGACGATCATTCGAAAATACACCTTGGACGTATCGTCGCGTACGAAAGAGCCAGTCCAACTCGACCCTAGATTTTTCATGACTTTGCCACTCGGAGGACTGTGGGTAAATTTGAAACCCGTATAA